ATACTGTCCATTGGATTCCTGCATATGGCATTAATTTTACTGCATATTTAGATGGGCTTAGTTTGATTTTAGCACTTTTAATTACAGGGGTAGGGTCACTCGTAATATTGTATTCCATCTTCTATTTATCGTCCAAAGAGTCTCTCGGACATTTCTATATGTATCTTACGTTATTTATGGGAGCGATGCTTGGGGTTGTACTTTCCGATAATATGATGGTTCTATATGTTTTTTGGGAACTGACTAGTATTTCCTCTTTCTTGCTTATTGCATTTTGGTATCAGCGTAAGCGGTCGAGAGATGGTGCTAGAAAATCCTTGCTTATCACCATTTTCGGTGGTTTTGCAATGCTTGTAGGGTTTATTATGATTTATGCAATGACCGGTACGTGGAGTGTTCGGGAGGTGGTTGCACTTGCAGGAGGCTTTACTGATCATGAATTGTTTATTCCTGCGATGATTTTAACATTACTCGGGGCATTTACTAAATCGGCGCAATTTCCGTTCCATATTTGGCTCCCGGATGCGATGGAGGCTCCAACTCCTGTCAGTGCTTACTTGCACTCAGCTACAATGGTTAAGGCGGGAATTTATTTAGTTGCACGTTTTACGCCAATATTTGGCGGGGAGATGAGCTGGTTCTGGCTTGTGACAGGTGTCGGTGTCTTTACACTATTTTGGGGTTCCTTTAATGCGGTTCGCCAAACAGATCTTAAGGCATTGCTTGCATATTCGACGATTAGTCAGCTTGGAATGATTATGAGTATGTTTGGAATGGGATCTGCAGCACTGCATTTTGGTTATTCTGCAGAATCGTCCTTCTATGCACAAGCAACATTTGCGGCATTATTTCACTTAGTGAATCACTCCACATTTAAAGGAGCATTATTTATGGTCGTGGGAATTGTCGACCATGAAGTCGGAACCCGTGATATCAGGAGACTTGGTGGGTTAATTACCTTAATGCCAATTACATTTACGTTTGCTGCTATCGGCAGCTTTTCGATGGCGGGGTTACCACCTTTTAATGGTTTTTTAAGTAAGGAAATGTTTTTTACTGCGATTTTAAGAATCAGCGAGGCTGGCTTTTTCTCTTTGGAAACATGGGGCGTGTTAATCCCAATTATTGCTTGGAGTGCGAATGTTTTTACATTCATTTATTGCATGATTATCGTTTTTCAGACATTTCTTGGTCCATATCAGGAAGAAAAGCTTGAGCATCCTGCGAATGAGCCGCCAATTGGAATGTTAGTCGCGCCTGGCATCCTATCATTGCTTGTTGTTGGTATATTTTTCTTTCCAAATGTGCTTGGTGATTATATACTGCGTCCGGCAATGGCAAGTATTTTTCCAACGCTTGCTGGTGAAGATTTAGGTGTATCCATATCCGCATGGCACGGCTGGGATAGTCCAGAGCTATGGATGACAGTTGGTGTAGTGGTCATTGGAGCTTTGCTCTATATTTATCGAAAATACTGGACTGTTGTTTATCGTCTGTTTCCAGAAAAATGGTCGTTTAATGAGCTCTATAGCTTTATTCTTGACTGGATGGAGGAACGTTCAACAGCAATTACAAACAATTATATGACTGGATATCTTCGTGATTATTTAGTATATATTTACCTTTTCTTTATTGTCGCAATTGGGGGAACAATCCTCTATACAGGTGCGTACAGCTTTGATATTTCCGGTAATGCGCCTATAACAGTGTTCGAAGCAACTATTGCGATTGTCATGATGATTGCAGCTATTTCAATATTATTTGCGAAATCAAGGCTGACTGCGATTTTAATCAATAGCATTCTTGGCTTTGGGGTCGCTGCTTTCTTCGTTCTTTTCCGCGCGCCGGATTTGGCATTGACTCAGCTTATCGTAGAGACTGTTACAACAGTGCTTTTCCTTGTTGCC
This region of Oceanobacillus sp. FSL K6-2867 genomic DNA includes:
- a CDS encoding Na+/H+ antiporter subunit A; its protein translation is MLTLNIAIIIPFIAAALIPLVYKKIPKIHIGWFAIIVPLVLFVYLAQYIPSIANGQVIENTVHWIPAYGINFTAYLDGLSLILALLITGVGSLVILYSIFYLSSKESLGHFYMYLTLFMGAMLGVVLSDNMMVLYVFWELTSISSFLLIAFWYQRKRSRDGARKSLLITIFGGFAMLVGFIMIYAMTGTWSVREVVALAGGFTDHELFIPAMILTLLGAFTKSAQFPFHIWLPDAMEAPTPVSAYLHSATMVKAGIYLVARFTPIFGGEMSWFWLVTGVGVFTLFWGSFNAVRQTDLKALLAYSTISQLGMIMSMFGMGSAALHFGYSAESSFYAQATFAALFHLVNHSTFKGALFMVVGIVDHEVGTRDIRRLGGLITLMPITFTFAAIGSFSMAGLPPFNGFLSKEMFFTAILRISEAGFFSLETWGVLIPIIAWSANVFTFIYCMIIVFQTFLGPYQEEKLEHPANEPPIGMLVAPGILSLLVVGIFFFPNVLGDYILRPAMASIFPTLAGEDLGVSISAWHGWDSPELWMTVGVVVIGALLYIYRKYWTVVYRLFPEKWSFNELYSFILDWMEERSTAITNNYMTGYLRDYLVYIYLFFIVAIGGTILYTGAYSFDISGNAPITVFEATIAIVMMIAAISILFAKSRLTAILINSILGFGVAAFFVLFRAPDLALTQLIVETVTTVLFLVAYYFLPEWQKEDVPRKSRNVNLLIAVLVGVVFTVVALAVQNGKLFATISSYFENSYELAGGKNIVNAILGDFRAFDTMLEVVVLLIAGIGVYTFIKLKAKKEDENYEDQ